One window of Fusobacterium polymorphum genomic DNA carries:
- the trxA gene encoding thioredoxin, producing the protein MAIVKGTKENFEAEVLKANGVVVVDFGANWCGPCKSLVPILDEVVEEDPNKKIVKVDIDEQEELAAQYKIMSVPTLLVFRNGEIIDKSIGLIQKHEVKALFAK; encoded by the coding sequence ATGGCAATTGTAAAAGGAACAAAAGAAAATTTTGAAGCAGAAGTATTAAAAGCAAATGGAGTTGTAGTAGTTGACTTTGGAGCAAACTGGTGTGGACCTTGTAAAAGTTTAGTACCTATATTAGATGAAGTTGTTGAAGAAGATCCAAATAAAAAAATAGTAAAAGTAGATATAGATGAACAAGAAGAATTAGCAGCACAATATAAAATTATGAGTGTACCTACTTTATTAGTTTTTAGAAACGGAGAAATTATTGATAAATCAATAGGTTTAATTCAAAAACATGAAGTAAAAGCTTTATTTGCAAAATAA
- the eutM gene encoding ethanolamine utilization microcompartment protein EutM — MSTLNALGMIETKGLVAAVEAADAMVKAANVTLVGKELVGGGLVTVMVRGDVGAVKAATDAGAAAADRVGELISVHVIPRPHSEVELILPKSNN; from the coding sequence ATGTCAACATTAAACGCATTAGGAATGATAGAAACTAAAGGATTAGTAGCAGCAGTAGAAGCAGCAGATGCTATGGTAAAAGCAGCAAACGTAACACTTGTAGGTAAAGAACTTGTAGGTGGAGGATTAGTAACTGTTATGGTAAGAGGAGATGTTGGAGCAGTTAAAGCTGCAACAGATGCAGGAGCAGCTGCAGCTGACAGAGTTGGAGAATTAATATCTGTACATGTAATACCAAGACCTCACTCAGAAGTGGAATTAATATTACCAAAAAGTAACAACTAA
- a CDS encoding BMC domain-containing protein, whose product MKALGLIETKGLVGAIVAADIALKTAQVELINREHTKGGLVCIEFEGDVAAVKASVEAAVTAIKDMGIYVGSHVIPRPDDSVEKIIKRKNETSKEVVIEEKVEETKVETRDVEEESLENSELKHIEEEIEEINEILKVSKNKKTKNKK is encoded by the coding sequence ATGAAAGCACTTGGACTAATAGAAACAAAGGGACTAGTTGGTGCTATTGTAGCAGCTGATATAGCTTTAAAAACTGCACAAGTCGAACTTATAAATAGAGAGCATACAAAAGGTGGACTTGTATGTATTGAATTTGAAGGAGATGTAGCAGCTGTTAAAGCATCAGTAGAAGCAGCAGTAACAGCTATAAAAGATATGGGTATCTATGTAGGTAGCCATGTAATACCTAGACCTGATGATTCTGTTGAAAAAATTATTAAAAGAAAAAATGAAACTTCTAAAGAAGTAGTAATTGAAGAAAAAGTGGAAGAAACAAAAGTAGAAACTAGAGATGTAGAAGAAGAATCTTTAGAAAATAGTGAATTAAAACATATAGAAGAAGAAATTGAAGAAATCAATGAAATCTTAAAAGTTAGTAAAAATAAAAAAACAAAAAATAAAAAATAA
- a CDS encoding cupin domain-containing protein produces the protein MNKELLEELIRKVIKEELGKTEQAESEYKQMDKSGVGVVKLNQMRKRVKMDTGNPKDQVTTTDLFTLQESPRLGAGLMEMKETTFPWTLTYDEIDYIIEGRLEILIDGRKVVGEPGDVILIPKNSKIEFSAPNYAKFLYFVYPANWSEL, from the coding sequence ATGAATAAGGAATTATTAGAAGAATTAATAAGAAAAGTAATAAAAGAAGAATTAGGAAAGACTGAACAAGCTGAATCTGAATATAAACAAATGGATAAAAGTGGTGTTGGAGTAGTTAAATTAAACCAAATGAGAAAGAGAGTGAAAATGGATACAGGAAATCCAAAGGATCAAGTTACAACAACTGATTTGTTCACTTTACAAGAAAGCCCTAGATTAGGAGCAGGTTTAATGGAAATGAAAGAAACTACATTTCCTTGGACATTGACTTATGATGAGATAGACTATATAATCGAGGGAAGACTAGAGATTCTAATAGATGGAAGAAAGGTAGTTGGAGAACCAGGAGATGTTATCTTAATACCTAAAAACTCTAAAATAGAATTTAGTGCACCTAACTATGCAAAATTCTTATATTTTGTATACCCTGCAAACTGGTCTGAACTATAA
- a CDS encoding TIGR02536 family ethanolamine utilization protein: MMNNLDENYIIELVKKELSRYLTDQGIEIKKELYFLGDDHEIKEQLSQKFNFSENAKTLIVSQLSLKNLYNISNAIYENEYEEKIIKFLLENKEIVIIKEGIEYSKYENIPLAVQKKYEEYLERIKSYGIKVENKDFYINSLTQKEEVYGKKLLDLNKLKELEAKGMKRIIVENSIVTSSAEEYAKEKNIEIIKRR, encoded by the coding sequence ATGATGAACAACTTAGATGAAAACTATATAATTGAATTAGTAAAAAAAGAATTAAGTAGGTATTTAACAGACCAAGGAATAGAAATTAAAAAAGAATTATATTTCCTTGGAGATGATCATGAAATAAAAGAACAGCTAAGTCAAAAATTTAATTTTTCAGAAAATGCAAAAACACTTATTGTTTCACAGCTAAGTTTAAAAAATTTATACAATATCTCTAATGCAATCTATGAAAATGAGTATGAAGAAAAAATTATAAAATTTCTTTTAGAAAATAAAGAGATAGTAATTATAAAAGAAGGAATAGAATACTCAAAATATGAAAATATTCCTCTTGCAGTTCAAAAAAAATATGAAGAATATTTAGAAAGAATAAAAAGTTATGGAATAAAAGTTGAAAACAAAGATTTCTACATAAATTCTTTAACACAAAAAGAAGAAGTATATGGTAAAAAATTATTGGACTTAAATAAACTAAAAGAATTGGAAGCTAAGGGTATGAAAAGAATAATAGTTGAAAATTCAATAGTTACAAGTTCAGCAGAGGAATATGCAAAAGAAAAGAATATTGAAATCATAAAGAGGAGATAA
- a CDS encoding ethanolamine utilization protein gives MVLSEDILKIKYRKEPFDVFEIEKGTLLTPSAKQFLNEKGIELVIKGEKPLVSTKNEEDNVETEEKIFYEKPKYVGKNGECYFEKPEHMTVVNGNVLISKNSKLIALRGKIETFLAEVLLTGKEVELTSNNDKLIRDIETVIKFVQNIMVAEKLDKILENQTFFDSKSIKDIKEIIENPKEYFKKGHLLEISLSSDLTIHKLNRLRFLARELEIQAIDYFVEDYKVSRKDLLEAFNILSDVIYIIILKVDNGEYR, from the coding sequence ATGGTTCTATCAGAAGATATTTTAAAAATTAAATATAGAAAAGAACCTTTTGATGTTTTTGAAATTGAAAAGGGAACTCTTTTAACACCATCAGCTAAGCAATTTTTAAATGAAAAAGGAATAGAATTAGTAATAAAAGGTGAAAAACCTCTTGTTTCAACTAAAAATGAAGAAGATAATGTTGAAACAGAAGAAAAAATCTTTTATGAAAAACCTAAATATGTTGGAAAAAATGGTGAGTGCTATTTTGAAAAACCAGAGCATATGACAGTAGTTAATGGAAATGTTCTAATCTCTAAGAATAGCAAACTTATTGCTTTAAGAGGAAAAATAGAGACATTTTTAGCAGAAGTACTGTTGACTGGAAAAGAAGTAGAACTAACTTCCAATAATGACAAACTTATAAGAGATATTGAAACTGTTATAAAATTTGTACAAAATATAATGGTTGCTGAAAAATTAGATAAGATTTTAGAAAATCAAACTTTCTTTGATTCAAAATCTATAAAAGATATTAAAGAGATAATAGAGAATCCTAAGGAATATTTTAAAAAGGGACATCTATTAGAAATATCATTAAGTAGTGACTTAACTATTCATAAATTAAATAGGCTTAGATTTTTAGCAAGAGAGCTAGAAATTCAAGCTATTGATTATTTTGTTGAAGATTATAAGGTTAGTAGAAAAGATTTGTTAGAGGCATTCAATATTTTAAGTGATGTTATCTATATAATCATTCTAAAAGTTGATAATGGAGAATATAGATAA
- the eutL gene encoding ethanolamine utilization microcompartment protein EutL, producing MINDPLRASVLSVKLIPNVDAKMAEELNLPNGYRSIGIITADSDDVTYTALDEATKMAEVVIVYAKSFYGGAANANTKLAGEVIGIMAGPNPAEVKSGLNAAVDFIENGACFYSANEDDTVPYYAHCVSRTGSYLSKTAGIEEGEALAYLIAPPLEAMYALDAALKAADVTLAAFFGPPSETNFGGGLLTGSQSACKSACDAFAEAVKFVAQNPKKI from the coding sequence ATGATAAACGATCCTTTAAGAGCCAGTGTATTATCTGTAAAGTTAATACCAAATGTAGATGCTAAAATGGCAGAAGAATTAAATCTTCCAAATGGATATAGAAGTATTGGAATTATTACTGCTGACAGTGATGATGTTACTTATACAGCATTAGATGAAGCAACAAAAATGGCAGAAGTAGTAATTGTATATGCTAAATCATTCTATGGAGGAGCAGCTAATGCTAATACAAAATTAGCAGGAGAAGTAATAGGAATAATGGCAGGACCAAATCCAGCAGAAGTAAAAAGTGGATTAAATGCAGCAGTTGATTTTATTGAAAATGGAGCATGTTTCTACAGTGCAAATGAAGATGATACTGTTCCTTACTATGCACATTGTGTATCAAGAACAGGAAGTTACTTATCTAAAACAGCAGGAATAGAAGAAGGAGAAGCATTAGCTTACCTAATTGCACCACCTTTAGAAGCAATGTATGCACTAGATGCAGCATTAAAAGCAGCTGATGTAACACTTGCAGCTTTCTTTGGACCACCTTCTGAAACAAACTTTGGTGGAGGATTACTAACAGGAAGTCAATCAGCTTGTAAGTCTGCTTGTGATGCTTTTGCAGAAGCAGTTAAGTTTGTGGCACAAAATCCTAAAAAAATCTAA
- the eutC gene encoding ethanolamine ammonia-lyase subunit EutC, with the protein MVSELELKEIIGKVLKEMAVEGKSEGQAVTETKKPSESYIEDGIIDDITKEDLREIIELKNPANKEEFLKYKRKTPARLGISRAGSRYTTHTMLRLRADHAAAQDAVLSSVNEDFLKANNLFTVKSRCEDKDQYITRPDLGRRLDEESVKILKEKCVQNPTVQVFVADGLSSTAIEANIEDCLPALLNGLKSYGISVGTPFFAKFARVGLADDVSEVLGAEVTCVLIGERPGLATAESMSAYIMYKGYVGIPEAKRTVVSNIHIKGTPAAEAGAHIAHIIKKVLDAKASGQDLKL; encoded by the coding sequence ATGGTTTCTGAATTAGAGTTAAAAGAAATTATAGGAAAAGTATTAAAAGAAATGGCTGTTGAAGGAAAATCTGAAGGACAAGCAGTAACAGAAACAAAAAAACCTTCTGAAAGCTATATAGAAGATGGAATTATAGATGACATCACAAAAGAGGATTTAAGAGAAATTATTGAATTAAAAAATCCTGCTAACAAAGAAGAGTTTTTAAAATATAAAAGAAAAACTCCTGCAAGATTAGGAATATCAAGAGCGGGTTCAAGATATACAACACATACAATGTTAAGATTAAGAGCAGACCATGCTGCTGCACAAGATGCTGTTTTAAGTAGTGTAAATGAAGATTTCTTAAAGGCAAATAATCTATTTACAGTTAAATCAAGATGTGAAGATAAAGATCAATATATCACAAGACCTGATTTAGGTAGAAGACTTGATGAAGAATCAGTTAAAATCTTAAAAGAAAAATGTGTACAAAACCCAACAGTTCAAGTATTTGTTGCAGATGGATTAAGTTCAACTGCGATTGAAGCAAATATTGAAGACTGTTTACCAGCCCTTTTAAATGGGCTAAAATCTTATGGAATTTCAGTAGGAACTCCATTTTTTGCGAAATTTGCAAGAGTTGGACTAGCTGATGATGTTTCAGAAGTTTTAGGAGCAGAAGTTACTTGTGTATTAATTGGTGAAAGACCAGGGCTTGCAACAGCTGAAAGTATGAGTGCGTATATTATGTATAAAGGATATGTAGGTATTCCAGAAGCTAAGAGAACAGTTGTATCTAATATTCATATAAAAGGTACACCAGCAGCAGAAGCTGGAGCACATATAGCTCATATTATTAAAAAAGTTTTAGATGCAAAAGCAAGTGGACAAGATTTAAAATTATAA
- a CDS encoding EutN/CcmL family microcompartment protein codes for MLIGEVIGNVWATKKYDGLDGLKFLIVKTEDNKRMVAFDSVGAGIGEKVIISTGSSARNALNMRDIPVDAAIIGIIDGMDEE; via the coding sequence ATGCTTATAGGTGAAGTTATTGGGAATGTTTGGGCAACAAAGAAATATGATGGCTTAGATGGATTAAAATTTTTAATTGTAAAAACTGAAGATAATAAAAGAATGGTAGCCTTTGATTCAGTTGGAGCAGGAATAGGAGAAAAAGTGATAATTTCTACTGGAAGTTCAGCAAGAAATGCACTTAATATGAGAGATATACCTGTTGATGCTGCTATCATTGGAATAATAGATGGAATGGATGAAGAATAA
- a CDS encoding 1-propanol dehydrogenase PduQ, with the protein MKEFRLQPKILFGEDSLDYLKTLEYKKVMIVTDEVMTQLKLTDFITNSLSSTTEIKIFDKVEPNPSMTTIENGLKDFIDFEPQCIIALGGGSPIDACKAILYFSYELYKKLKVNKRIFFIAIPTTSGTGSEVTSYSVVTKGEHKIALANDLMLPDVALLSTKFLGALPAKVVADTGMDVLTHALEAYVSTNANPFASSLAIKSIKLIFENLVTHYNDRKIEAPKENVQFASCMAGIAFDNSSLGINHSIAHTVGAKFHIAHGRANAIIMPYVIEVNTEANKKYYEVSKELGLPADTIEEGKSSLLSFVRILKEKLGIEKCLKDYGVDFETFKREIPNMLSDIKKDICTIYNPNKLSDEEYIRLLLKIYFGE; encoded by the coding sequence ATGAAAGAATTTAGACTACAACCTAAAATATTATTTGGAGAAGATTCCTTAGACTATTTGAAAACATTGGAATACAAGAAAGTTATGATAGTGACTGATGAAGTTATGACGCAATTAAAATTAACGGATTTTATTACAAATAGTTTATCTTCAACAACTGAAATAAAGATTTTTGATAAAGTTGAGCCTAATCCAAGTATGACAACAATAGAAAATGGTTTAAAAGATTTCATTGATTTTGAGCCACAATGTATTATTGCATTAGGTGGAGGTTCTCCAATAGATGCTTGTAAGGCAATATTATATTTTTCTTATGAGCTATATAAAAAATTAAAGGTGAACAAAAGAATATTTTTTATTGCAATTCCGACAACAAGTGGAACTGGTTCAGAAGTAACTTCATATAGTGTTGTAACTAAGGGAGAACATAAAATAGCCTTAGCAAATGACTTAATGTTACCAGATGTAGCATTATTGAGTACAAAATTTCTAGGTGCTTTACCTGCAAAAGTTGTTGCAGATACAGGAATGGATGTTTTAACTCATGCACTTGAAGCTTATGTTTCAACAAATGCTAATCCATTTGCAAGTTCACTTGCAATAAAGTCAATTAAGTTGATTTTTGAAAACTTGGTAACACACTATAATGATAGAAAGATTGAAGCTCCAAAAGAAAATGTTCAATTTGCTTCTTGTATGGCAGGAATAGCTTTTGATAATTCTTCACTTGGAATTAATCACAGTATTGCACATACTGTTGGAGCAAAGTTTCATATAGCACACGGAAGAGCTAATGCTATCATTATGCCTTATGTAATTGAAGTAAATACTGAGGCAAATAAGAAATACTATGAAGTTTCAAAAGAATTAGGTTTACCAGCTGATACTATTGAAGAAGGAAAATCTTCACTTTTAAGTTTTGTAAGAATTCTAAAAGAAAAATTAGGTATTGAAAAATGTTTAAAAGACTATGGGGTAGACTTTGAAACTTTTAAAAGAGAAATTCCAAATATGTTATCAGATATAAAGAAAGATATATGTACTATATACAATCCAAATAAATTAAGTGATGAAGAATATATAAGATTACTTTTAAAAATTTATTTTGGTGAATAA
- a CDS encoding acetaldehyde dehydrogenase (acetylating), translating to MDRDLLSIQQVRDLVKSAKIAQKLYSTFTQEQIDRVVYAIVQEMKNHYVDLAKKANEETGFGKWEDKVIKNKFANEFVYNYIKDMKTVGILNETDTITEVGVPMGIVAALTPSTNPTSTAIYKTLISLKAGNAVIVSPHPNAKNCVIDTVKLMQKAAVAAGAPEGLIGVIEIPTIEGTNELMRSKDTSIILATGGEAMVRAAYSSGRPAIGVGPGNGPAYIEKSANVKEAVRKIIESKTFDNGVICASEQSVIVEPCNKEAVMDEFRRQGGFFLSKEESEKLGRFILRPNGTMNPQIVGKDAQTLAKLAGLNIPSNVKVLLSEQNTVSKSNPYSREKLTTILAFYVEENAEKACERAIELLENEGEGHTLIIHSENKDIIREFALRKPVSRMLVNVGGSLGGVGATTNLAPAFTLGCGAVGGSSTSDNITPMNLINIRRVATGVRELSDFKKDTNTSSNSNSDVTNSEVEEMIRRIIAEYRR from the coding sequence ATGGATAGAGATTTATTATCAATCCAACAAGTAAGAGATTTAGTAAAGTCAGCTAAGATAGCACAAAAACTTTATTCAACTTTTACACAAGAACAAATAGATAGAGTGGTTTATGCAATAGTTCAAGAAATGAAAAATCACTATGTAGACCTAGCAAAAAAAGCCAATGAAGAAACAGGATTTGGTAAATGGGAAGATAAAGTAATAAAAAATAAATTTGCAAACGAATTTGTTTATAATTATATAAAAGATATGAAAACTGTTGGTATCTTAAATGAAACAGATACTATAACAGAAGTGGGAGTACCTATGGGGATTGTAGCAGCATTAACACCATCTACAAACCCAACTTCAACAGCAATTTATAAAACTTTAATTTCGTTAAAAGCTGGAAATGCTGTTATAGTAAGTCCTCACCCAAATGCAAAAAACTGTGTTATAGATACAGTTAAATTAATGCAAAAAGCAGCTGTTGCAGCAGGAGCACCAGAAGGATTGATAGGTGTTATTGAAATACCTACAATAGAAGGAACAAATGAATTAATGAGATCTAAAGATACTTCAATAATTCTTGCAACTGGTGGAGAAGCAATGGTAAGAGCAGCATATAGTTCTGGTAGACCAGCTATTGGAGTTGGACCAGGAAACGGACCTGCTTATATAGAAAAAAGTGCAAATGTAAAAGAAGCAGTAAGAAAAATAATTGAAAGTAAGACTTTTGACAATGGTGTAATTTGTGCTTCAGAACAATCAGTAATAGTTGAACCTTGTAATAAGGAAGCAGTAATGGATGAATTTAGAAGACAAGGAGGATTCTTCTTATCAAAAGAAGAAAGTGAAAAACTTGGTAGATTTATTTTAAGACCAAATGGAACTATGAATCCTCAAATAGTTGGTAAAGATGCACAAACTTTGGCTAAATTAGCAGGTTTAAATATACCATCAAATGTAAAGGTATTGTTATCAGAACAAAATACAGTTTCTAAATCAAATCCATATTCAAGAGAAAAATTGACAACAATCCTAGCTTTTTATGTTGAAGAAAACGCAGAAAAGGCTTGTGAAAGAGCAATAGAATTACTTGAAAATGAAGGAGAAGGGCATACTCTAATAATCCACTCTGAAAATAAAGATATTATAAGAGAATTTGCTTTAAGAAAACCTGTATCAAGAATGTTAGTAAATGTAGGAGGTTCACTTGGAGGAGTTGGAGCAACAACTAATCTAGCACCAGCATTTACATTAGGTTGTGGAGCAGTTGGAGGAAGTTCAACTTCTGATAACATCACTCCTATGAATTTAATAAATATTAGAAGAGTAGCAACTGGAGTTAGAGAATTATCAGACTTCAAAAAAGATACAAATACAAGCTCTAATTCTAACTCAGATGTAACAAATTCTGAAGTAGAAGAAATGATTAGAAGAATTATAGCAGAATACAGAAGATAA
- the eutH gene encoding ethanolamine utilization protein EutH, whose amino-acid sequence MGINEIIIYIMVFFMAVGALDKCIGNKFGYGEKFEEGIMAMGALALSMVGIVSLAPVLANILRPIVGPVYAALGADPAMFATTLLANDMGGYPLAMSLAQDPMVGKFAGLILGSMMGATVVFTIPVALGIIEKEDRPYLAKGVLAGMVAIPFGCLVGGLVAGFPVITVLRNLVPIIIFAVLIIIGLWLIPEKMTTGFTYFGTGVVVVITIGLAAAIIENLTGFVVIPGMAPIGEGMGIIWSIAIVLAGAFPLVHFITKVFKKPLEKIGEKLGMNEIGAAGLVASLANNIPMFGMMKDMDPNGKVMNVAFAVCAAFVFGDHLGFTGGVDKAMIAPMIAGKLAGGVLAIIIAKILFTTKKAK is encoded by the coding sequence ATGGGAATAAATGAGATTATTATTTATATAATGGTATTTTTTATGGCAGTTGGTGCCTTAGACAAATGTATAGGAAATAAATTTGGTTATGGTGAAAAATTTGAAGAAGGAATTATGGCTATGGGAGCTTTGGCTTTATCTATGGTTGGAATAGTTTCTCTTGCACCAGTTTTAGCAAATATTTTAAGACCAATAGTTGGACCTGTATATGCAGCATTAGGGGCAGACCCTGCAATGTTTGCTACTACATTACTAGCAAATGATATGGGAGGATATCCTCTTGCAATGAGTCTTGCACAAGATCCAATGGTTGGAAAATTTGCAGGATTAATATTAGGTTCAATGATGGGAGCAACAGTAGTTTTCACAATACCAGTTGCTTTAGGAATTATAGAAAAAGAAGATAGACCATATTTAGCAAAAGGAGTTCTTGCAGGTATGGTTGCAATACCTTTTGGTTGTCTTGTAGGTGGATTAGTTGCAGGTTTCCCTGTAATAACTGTTTTAAGAAATTTAGTACCAATTATAATATTTGCAGTATTAATTATAATAGGATTATGGTTAATACCTGAAAAAATGACAACAGGATTTACATATTTTGGAACAGGTGTTGTAGTTGTAATAACAATAGGACTAGCTGCAGCAATAATTGAAAACTTAACAGGATTTGTTGTTATTCCTGGGATGGCACCTATTGGAGAAGGTATGGGAATAATTTGGTCAATAGCTATAGTACTTGCTGGAGCATTTCCATTAGTACATTTCATAACAAAAGTATTCAAAAAACCTTTAGAAAAAATTGGAGAAAAATTAGGAATGAATGAAATAGGAGCAGCAGGACTTGTTGCATCACTTGCTAATAACATTCCAATGTTTGGTATGATGAAAGATATGGACCCTAACGGAAAAGTAATGAATGTGGCTTTTGCTGTATGTGCTGCTTTCGTATTTGGTGACCACTTAGGATTTACAGGTGGAGTAGATAAAGCTATGATAGCACCAATGATAGCTGGAAAACTTGCAGGAGGAGTTTTAGCAATAATAATAGCTAAAATATTATTTACTACTAAAAAGGCAAAATAA
- a CDS encoding haloacid dehalogenase-like hydrolase yields MSIESSCVRLDEGRWNPKNREVLEKLIEKYRNTNSYAVFDWDNTSIQGDTQLNLFIYQIENLVYKLNPLKFNEVIRKNIPTTDFEERYKNLDGEILNVIKLANDIYKDYIYLYENYILSKKLSLKEIRNTEEFKDFRAKMHCLHNALPGNFSSELACLWEFYLLSGMTKDEVKSLAKESNDTKLGEAIGDIIVESSRVLTGEAGIVRGIYDNGLRIRPEMANLYHELKRNGIDVYVISASMQELIEVFATDKSYGYNLDAENIYAMKLKSTTDNILLDEYNYDIPFTQREGKAETINKFIRPKYNGRGPILVAGDAVGDESMLTEFKDTEVLLIMKREGKLDNLVNDKRALIQYRNLKTGLLDPKN; encoded by the coding sequence ATGTCTATTGAAAGTTCTTGTGTAAGACTGGATGAAGGAAGATGGAATCCTAAGAATAGAGAAGTATTGGAAAAATTAATAGAGAAGTATAGAAATACAAATAGCTATGCAGTTTTTGATTGGGACAATACATCTATTCAAGGAGATACTCAATTAAATTTATTTATATATCAAATTGAAAATTTAGTATATAAATTAAATCCACTAAAATTTAATGAAGTTATTAGAAAAAATATTCCTACAACTGATTTTGAAGAGAGATATAAAAATTTAGATGGAGAAATATTAAATGTAATAAAGTTAGCAAATGATATTTATAAAGATTATATTTATCTTTATGAAAACTATATTTTATCTAAAAAACTTTCTTTAAAAGAAATTAGAAATACAGAAGAATTTAAAGATTTTAGAGCAAAAATGCACTGTCTACACAATGCTTTACCTGGAAACTTTTCATCTGAACTTGCTTGTTTATGGGAGTTTTACTTATTGAGTGGAATGACAAAAGATGAAGTAAAAAGCCTAGCAAAAGAGTCAAATGATACCAAACTTGGAGAAGCAATAGGGGATATTATTGTAGAATCAAGTAGAGTTTTAACTGGTGAAGCAGGAATAGTTAGAGGAATTTATGATAATGGACTAAGAATAAGACCAGAAATGGCTAATTTATATCATGAACTTAAAAGAAATGGTATAGATGTCTATGTAATATCTGCCTCAATGCAAGAGTTAATAGAAGTTTTTGCCACAGATAAATCTTATGGATATAATTTAGATGCAGAAAATATATATGCAATGAAATTAAAATCAACAACAGACAATATCTTATTAGATGAATATAATTATGATATTCCTTTTACTCAAAGAGAAGGAAAGGCTGAAACTATAAATAAGTTTATAAGACCTAAATACAATGGTAGGGGACCTATCCTTGTTGCTGGAGATGCTGTTGGTGATGAAAGCATGTTAACAGAATTTAAAGATACAGAAGTATTATTAATAATGAAAAGAGAAGGTAAGTTAGATAATCTAGTAAATGATAAGAGAGCTTTAATTCAATATAGAAATCTTAAAACAGGTTTACTAGATCCAAAGAATTAG